Genomic DNA from Coffea arabica cultivar ET-39 chromosome 7e, Coffea Arabica ET-39 HiFi, whole genome shotgun sequence:
TCTTACTTTCTCCTTTAATGCAGGGACCCAATTACTTTGAGATTGATCTCGACATCCACCGCTTCAGCTTCATCGCAAGAAGAGGATTCGATGCTTTCCGAGGACGTTTAAGAGAGGGAATACTGGATTTGGGATTGACCATTCAGGTTCGGAATCTATTACCTTTCGCATTGTTCATTAGTTTAGGTTTGTGCGTTTATCTCGGCCAAACGCACCGATGCCAATTGGTTCGAGAAGCAACTAACTTTCTCTTTACCATGTGTACATAGGCCCAGAAACAGGAAGAACTGCCGGAGAAGGTGCTTTGCGGTGTCAGACTGAACAAGATAGATTTCGTTAATCATGGTCAAATTCCCACGCTAGTGAGGCTGGAGGATGATTGATTCCTGCAATGATGATTCACACGGTCTATAGTCACTAACATGTTCAGTGGGGTAACGGGGTCTCTTGGATACATGGGGTAGCAATTGCTTCAAACTTCTAAACATGTAAAATGAAACTTAACTCCTCTCATACGAAAATGAAATGTCAATGGCAAATGATTTTGCCAAAACACAAATTTTTAGTTCCACGTCAGAAACACAAATTTTTGTCTTGGAATCGTACTGTTACTTCGGTCTGTTTTATTTCCAAGAAGTTACAAGAGTGATGGTTTTTAGGGTTGCCTCACGTCAAAATTTGAAttgaactcgagctcaaaatattaatCTCGTTAGCTTATGAGCCGGTTTGTGagttcgagtatatatatatatatataagattataaatatatccttaatttttaattatttattaaaaatattattttattcattttttaaaaaataggataattattttttatttttttgagcttGAGTTTTAGATTAACCACTCATCGATCTCGAGTTCGACTTTGATAAGACTAAGTCAAAACTCGACTCAATTAGACCAAATCTGGATTCCACTCGACTCATTTGTAAACACCAACGACAAATGCTCCGGAGTCAAGAGACAGCACCTAGTTTCATTCTTCTGTCTCTTACTCTAAAACACAGCTGCTCCTAATTCCATCTTCCAAGCAATGGCGGTTGTGAGGGAAACGGAGCAGTATCTCCATTCTTCACCAAAATGGACCATTTCTTTAACAAAATTAACCATTAATCAGGCAAAACTTATATGTTAAAGTGGGTGCCTTGAGCACTAGTTCCAATAACACAAGTTACCTTGCAACAGTTACTAGTTTAGCAGTCGAGTCAGTGTTCCCATATATACGTATCGTATTAGCAAGATACTCCATTATTCAAGACTAAAATGAATTTCCACTTTATTACTGCAACTCACGACTACAAGTCTACAgtcgggtttgtttggattgcttcatatttctccaattttatttgcttacatcatctttacaatttccaatacacctttttatcttcccaatatctttttatctcacatacatcacatcacaaaaagtgctacagtaaaaatatcccaaataatctcaaataacttacaatccaaaggccaaagataataataatatttgatCCGTAAAATGGACTACTTCAACTAAAAACTTAATCACGCGATACCCAAAAACTACAACTTTGTTTATTATCAGAATGTATCTCTTCGTTAGCAAAAGTAACAGCTTTATCACAAGAACTTCATTAACAAAATGCGGTACCGTACATAAAAATGTACCCACCTTATTAGCCAAGCAGTATCAATTAATTTGCagtttttagcattttattaCAACGAGATTATCTTTTCCTTTGCAAGAAAAAGGCAaaagggccaaaaaaaaaatatttttttgttcCCGGAATGATACGACGACTGTGGCCTGTGGATGTGGCTTCCCGCTCATTTCGCAACGTCGTCGACGGACTCAAGCTTGTTTCCAAGAACACCAAAGCTGTAGGACAGCCCAAGTAATTATATGTTTGAgtacatataatatatatataataatatatgtaatatgtaatataattatgCATGTCATAACTGAAAAAACTAATGATTTATAGATATCCATATAATGATACataaatattaaacatatagtattttatatgattatgtaTTAAATTGTCAGCTTGCGCTGGACCCAATTAAGCCCAAAGTTCTTATAATTTTGTCAGCTAAATACGAGCCTTATGGCAGTAAGCCTGAGATCTAGCCCAAATTTGAAACCGAAAAATCTTTTCAACTATGCTTGAAAATCAACCAACTTAAGGGGGAGACCCACTAAACTCCACTGTCCAGACAATTGCTGACTGGAAGGAGAGCTCAGTGGACCTTAAGGGGGGATCTCTCACACTCTCAAATCGATGTGGAAAAGGGGAGAGGGAAACACTCAGACTGACGCTAGCTATTAATCCTCGCcgtaattctttttcttttcaacaaTGCTTGAAAATCAATCAACTTAAGGGGGAATCCACTAAACTCCACTGTCCAGGCAATTGCTTACTGGAAGGGGAGCTCAGTGGACCttaagggggggggggggatctCTCACACTCTCAAATCGATGTGGGAAAGGGGAGAGGGATGAAaccgaaaaatcaaaagtctttttttttttttaacttctatAAGTTAAATTTAGATTTGTTAAAACCCGATTTACTTAGTTCCATTGACAACTTTAATTCAACACCCTCGTCCGTAAAAGCACACAAATTTTTCACGTAACATCGGCAACAATTTAAAACTATATCGTGGTTAGGTCATCTAATAATTTCCTGCTTCTATTGTGAATGAACCCCgataattgcaaaaaaaaaaaaaaaaaacaattttaaCCAAAATTTCGTGTCATAACTAACACATATCCCGGAAAAGCTGAAATAAATGGGAGGCTTTGGGCAGAAAGCTATGAATCTGCAAGACTCTCCTAAGGCTAAAAATACAACCCAACTTTATTAAGGGCTCCAAGAATTGAATGCAATAGATGTTGTAGTCCAGTATAGGATCTCAAGATTTTGGGCTTCTTGGGCCCGTATTTTCAACCAAGGAATATGTGAAATCATGAATCAAtgcaacaaataaaaaataacggTAACAGTTAGGAGGGTGCAAGACTTCTATAATTTAGATATAAGACTTTCTGTAATTTAGTTACAAGGGtgtaaaaacaaagaaaattaattaaaagaagaGAGAcacagaggaaaaaaaaaaaggagcaaaaatgaaggaaaatcaCAAGGGTCATGGAAATGTTGTCAAGCAATCTTTCTTGGGTGTCAGCAAGGCAAGGGTGCAGGTGCTCTGGAGTAAGTCAGGAGGGGGAAAAAAGAATCTTTACATTATCGTCTCAGTGGTACAAAAGCATGAGCTTTATCATTTGTGCAACACGTTATAATTGTTGTACTTCACCGCAGGAAAGGATCAGCATCAGCAGTTGACCGTGTCTGAATTCTGTCAGCCTCACTATATCTATAGTGAATCCCAAGTTCTTCTTACGTCCGCTACTATATGCTGCATGAGATGATCCTCCTAATTATGCTCTGATgatttgaccttttctttttcttttttttgtttgttttattttaatctAAATTTGATCAACCTTCTTTGTTGATTCTTTTAATCTTGAAAGTCTTTTGGGCTCTAAACTTGAGCTCGAGTCTAACAGTTGAAATGCTGACTCAAAATTAGCAGAGCCGAAAAGAAAAACCTTGCGAAGGAAGCACCATATATGCCTGTCAGCAACGAGCAGTGGTTTGGACTCCCAACCCAAGGACTCCTCAAGAATCTCCAGGGGCAATAAAACTTCCACTACAGCCTCTTCAGAGCACTAGAATATTTGCAGAAACATGCATCCCCGGCCCTTGAATTACAAATCTGCTAGTGTAAAACAAGTCATTTTGAATCTCTTTCGTCGTGATTTACCATTCAAGGATGATTAAATACGAGAAACAAAAGTTAGCTCTTCGTTTGAGATGAAGTGAAAAATTACTCTTCAGACTTTTTTACCTCTGGAGAACCGGGATCTACGAATAGGGTGATGGATCTGACTGTCTTGCCTTGCGTCGATTCTATGGGGCTGATATGTCAAAGGTCCTGATTTAACCCGCCCTTGTTGGCTATTATAATCCTGGTGCATTCCAAATGGAGAATCGAGTTACTTAATGCGCATAAACCAGTCATACTTACATAATATATATACCATGTATGGTTTAATTCTCTTCAGCTGTGACAAAGTGTGGATACTACTAGAAACAACATATTTTCATCATGATATTAGCCATTCTAAAATCTCCTTTTTGTCTAACTTGATCATGTTGAGACTGAAGATTAGCTTTTGTCGAAATGGTTAGAGAACATCACACTGAACGATAGAGATCTGCAATttgtttcatgattttaagttttggcAGTCATACAAGAGAGCCCGGCTTACCATTTGCAATTCCTGATTCTCGTACATATCAGATGATTCAAAAGAATCTGGTCGATGAGGCCTCATTCGTTGCTTCTGCATAGCACGCTTTGCAATCTCGTCAGCACCAGCCCTGCTTGACAAATCATCGTACTCTTGCTCTTCTGATTCGAAGATGGCCTCTACTTGCAGTACACTGGAATGATCAAATGCACTCGGCTTCTGAGTTCTCATGTTGGCATTACCATATATCTTTCTGGATGCATCCTGTTTTCGCCTTTTTGCCCATGCAAAATTACTTGATGCTGGCATTTCTATTGGAACCGAACGAATGCTATCATCGTGAGATTCTTCTGTCATTTGAGAAGCCTCTGACACCGTGTCAGATGGCTTCAGAGACATCCAGGATACAGTTGCCCCTTTGCCCTTACTACCATTGTTGTTTCTTCGAGTAGCTTGAGTAATGGGATCAACCTCCTATACATTTACAAGCAAAAATGTAAACGGGAGAATTCACTGCATTTGATCAAGAGTTCCAATATGATGTGTAATCTTGCACATTGAGAAATTAGATATGCACACATGATAATAGAAAAGTAGAGACCTCTGTTGGAACAACTTTAAAGAAGTTGCTTGGTTCTTGAGCACTTTTGCGACCTCTTCTCGTATTTCTCGAGGCTCCAGATGCTCTGACTGTGCTTCCAACCTTTTTCCTGAAAATGCAGTGGTGTATCACTTAGCATATTGGTTGTGAAAATTACAAGGAGAAAGAAACTCAAAGCTGGTTGGTAGTCAACTGTTTGTCGAAATATAGAAACCAGAACCTCCCCACTGTCTTAAGATCCTAGCTAagcatttcatttccttttctatttGCCTGgcatttttcttgaaaattgaaattcgATTTGAGAGGCCAATAAATTCTGTTTTCCCAGGAAACATCTTCACGCTCTTGCAACTATTGCTGAGTTCTTGATTCTCTAATTCTCTAATGAAAGGATGTTGAGATTTGGACTGGCAAATTTAATAAGATGGAACTGGTTGCCAGGCAACTTGGATCAATGTGATTTGAGTTCATTGAGAAGTCTATGTAGAAGTCAAAGCAAATGCCATCGAAATGGAAAGTTTGCAGACTCTAGTGGTAAACCTAAATGCCAAAATTTCGAGGTTCAGTGGCAGTTTTGACCTGGAGCATTATGGAACGAACTCCAGAGAATATTAATTCCTTTCCTAAAATATGAACCACCCTGCAAGTATAAAAGAGCAGAAATGTGGCAACTCACAGGATTCAAACATACACATGATTGCAAGGAACAACAAACTTCACCTTTTTGCTTCTTCACGGAATTTTGCATCAATCTCTTTATTTGGAGGATACTTCGGCATGCTTGATGGATCACATGCATAAGGCTTCGTATTGAAATACTGATTGAAAGGAGATTGAGGACATTAGCTCATGTCTTAGAGGATGAGAATAAAAGATTACATGTATCGGACACTATTTGTTTATAAACTAATGCAAGAGGTCAATTCAATGAATGATCATATCAATCAAGAACCAAGAACTATATGCAagatcactagtttggaagttAAAGATAAACTGAAGCAATATTTACCGTCACAGATGGTAAGACTAACCTCAGACTCGAGGGCAGCTGAAGCAGTTCCACGTTTTTGGGGGTCCATTGAAAGAAGGGTTTCAATGAGGTTAACTGCTGTCTTGGGGAACTCTTTACATCTTTCACGAAGTGTACTTTCATAAGGATGCTGGGGTTTGAACATGGTTGCAAGAGGAAGTTTGGACTGTTTCCAGTATTCATCAGGTGGAGAACCACAAAGTTTAAAGATTTTGTGCAACTGTTCAACCTGCATATGGAAGTAAACGCATCCTTTTACAGATGAATAAGAACGACGGGAGAATTAAGGCTGGTTAAACCTCAGAacgtatttaatttatatttacaCGTAAATCTATCTTTGGAATGCACTGATGCTTCCAACAGAACTTTTTAAATTCATACTATTCCAATTACAGCCTATAGAGAAGAAACTGAAATATGAGAACAGCTGATTTGGTTGTTCTTGATTTCTTGTTCTGCATATATATCACCGATTATTATCACATTTCATCTAATAATTTGAAGAAATATATCACCACTTCAGTAGATAAAGAAAGTATATGGAATGGCTGCTGCCAGCTCACAGCCATGATAAGATGTCTTCTTCCTATCAGTAAGGCTTATGATGACTCAAGAAGTGGTTTAAGTATCAGAAAGTTACAATCTTGAAATCTGAAATCCCATTCAATGAATGACTTCCATGATGAACAGGAAgttagcaagaaaaatgcaagaAGAATCAGTAACTAACATGCAGGGAACTTTATGATCTTTATGgtttttcctttacttttcaTTGGCTAGCAGGTATACattcttttttagtttctatTGGTGATCTATCCTTTACTATCACTCCATCAACCGTTTAATGTTTGAAAAGGATCTACCACAACACCATCTTGCGTATTGTTGTTAAGATCAGAAGAGCGTAATGTTTTAGTCTGTCCTTACCTCAGTTCTTCCCTTAAGAAGGGGCCTCCCAATGAAAAGTTCTGCAAAAACACATCCCAAGCTCCATAAATCCACTGTTAGCCCATAATTTGTGGACCCCAACAGAAGTTCAGGAGGCCGATACCATAGAGTGACAACACGACTAGTCAGTGGTTGCTTATTCCTTGCACTAAGAAAATTTGCCAGACCGAAATCTGCTATCTTCAATATTCCTTCGTTGTTCACCAAGATATTTGATGCTTTAATGTCTCGATGCATAATTCCTCGTGAATGGCAATGCTCTACTCCACTTACTAGTTGGCGCATATAGCATTTAATCTACTCCAGAAAAAGAGATGTTGAATTAAAACACAGAAAGTTAGCTAAAGAATTATACAAGCTTTTGGAAATGTGGGAGAAATCATTCAAAACTCAGGGGTTGTTTTACTTTGAAATAAAACACAACTGACCTGTGATTCAGTAAACTTGATGCCGGGGCAAGATAATAGACCAGAGAGATCATGTTCCATGTACTCAAAGACAAGGTATATGCTACATGATAAGCGAGACGTTATTATCCCCTCCAGTTTCATGATGTTTGGATGGTCAAGTTGGCGAAGGATTGTTATTTCTCGTGCCATAAATCTGACACTTTCTGGTTGGAAATTGTCAAAACGCACCTTCTTCAGGGCTACCATCTTACCAGTCTCATTATCACGCGCACGATACACACTGCTGTAAGTACCTTGTCCAATCTAATGCATGCAGAAGCCATCAACAAAACAAATCTTAATTTAATCAGGCATGGAAATTTATTTGCTATGAAAGTGGCCAGAAGCCAACAAGCATTCAGGTGATAGTATTGGAACATCATTAATGTTATTTTAAGTCAAAAAAAGGCTAAATGTTTAAAAGTGATCAACATGTAGTACTATGAATTGCTAGCATGGGATGTCAGATGATTATTGTAACTTCTAAACCAGGATGATCAAGGATTTCATAATAGCACATTGTCAAGACACAATGGAGACAGCACGAAAATTGTTATCCTGACTCTTCCCTTCACTATTCTTAATATAGTTGTGATAATTTCAATAGCCGAACTTCTTACACGATGCCACAGAAGAAAATGTGGTTTCCCTAACACTTCAAGAGTCTCCAGCAAAGTGGAGATGGAGCTTCTATGAAGATATATActgttttttttgttatattCCCAGGAAACGGTGTCAAAATGTGGTTTTCcagaggccagtaaaagtgagGCCTGAACAGTAGCAGAGAATTATGTAATTCCCCTTCATTTTCAAACGTACTAAAAAATGCTGCTGCATGCACTATCACAATGTGGTCTTCGAAATTCATATTTTTAGCTGAGTAATTGAGAGAATCAGCATTCGTAGTGCAGGAGATGTTGGTAAGATCTCCACGCAGATATAACCATGCATATGATTGAAGCACTAGAAACAACACGAATTCAAAAGGAACACGATAAAGTAGCTTGCAACACTTCACAAAACTAAAATGGGCATCCCAAAGCTCAAGCATCGGATGAAACATGAAGCAAACAGAAACACTCAAAACTGTATCTACTTGGCAATGTACTTGACCAAGCATTTATCAGGCCTCAGCACATGCACCACATTCAAACTAACATAAGGACTACATTTTTCATAATCCCCGCTGAGGAGAAAGATGACGTGGTCCATAACCAAATTACTAGTCCTAACGAGCAATGAGCTACCTCAAATGGAATGAATATAGACCATGATGATTACCTTCTCTAATCTCTCAAATGAATCAGACCTGAGGGGCAGCCAGCCAGCAATGGCTTCCCCGGCCACCGCAGTAAGCCAAGCGGGCCAGCCTGCGGCAACATGCTCACCTTCTGTTAACCTTCCAAATTTGAGGCTAAAGGCAGACTTTTTAACGGAGGCAGAGGAAGCCTTCTTGGAAGACCTGGAATGGTGGTGGCCTGAATGGGGGCCACTAGCATGATGCCGCACCGGTGGCGGCTGCGTTACGGATTCATCCTCCTCCTTTTCAGATTCCTCCCTGATCTTCTCTAACGTCCCAAACCCAACATTAGAATGAAACTTCAATGAGGAATCCAAAATAGCAGGGCGCCCATTACCCCCATCGTCGTCCTTGCTGACAATCACATCCACAGGGGAATCAAAAACAGGCGATTTTTTCCTAGACCTGGCCTGTTTGGAGCTAATGCAACCCATGACCCCCCAAAACCCATCAAAGAAATGAATGGATCAGAAATGGGGGAAAAAGCTAGAAACCAATTCCCGGATGATCGAGCATGGCATGGGAAAATTTGTGGGGGTCAAAaggatttcttcttctttgtttgTTTTCTGGGGAAGGGGTCAATGACCCCTGCATCGACTCATTGGCTGGTTGTGCTAACAGAAACAGAAATTCCCTGAAAAACTGAGAGCCTATGAGTTTTTTGGATGGTTGGTTGGATGGGCACCTGGGTACAAAGCCAACAAAATCTAAAGagtgaaatattttattttatcttaataTATTTTCTTCGAATTCCCCGCGCGGGATATGCGGACGGGTGAGAAGGGAGAAATAGAATGTCGGTCTTTGTCATGATTTCCTAACTCCGAGGAAGACTCGCAAAATCATTGGTGGCTCCCAAATTCATGCAACAATAATAATACTTCTTcactatttgttttttttttctttctaacaGTACTGGACTACTAACTAGTACGGAGagaattcatttcatttctgcaaaaaaatgaagaaggttGATTGATCGTCGATCGTTGCTTCGCTGCTGACGTAGTTGTTAATACTACTGTCGACTCAACTGTGTGGTCCGTCTGAGGTGAAAGGAAGAGAGGGAAAAGGTGAAACGTAGCCGTTAGGAAGCGTGCGTTTTAATTTCTATCGGTTGAAATTGGAGGGAGAGACGAGACGATGAGAGGGCGGCTGTAGAATTTTGGACCAACTCTCCAACCAACTCCGGCTCCACAATCTGACATATTATCCCACTACTATATGGTTGGTTGGTTAATTATAAAGGATTAAATTGCGCATTTTTGCTTTACCCGCTGACCCATTCTTTACTCCAAcaaaaacccaaccaaaaataGAAACTCTCTCTCTTTCCAGACTCCTACTCGAAAAGGAgggggaaaggaaaaaaaggcctAATGGCACATAATTGTTGAGCAAGGTACAAGTGACAATGCACATAGAACATACACACGCACTTGAATGGCCTAGAGATTTATATGGAGGAGCTCTACCGAAGATCATCCCCTCCCTCCCTTCATTATTTACTTCATCAGCACAAGGAGGCATGCATACACCcaaaagaattaaaagaaaaaaagttacaTAAAAGTATGATTCCCATACATTTACGTGGAAGATTGAAGAGTGACCAGAAATATCGGATGcaaccccacccccccccccccccgggggaacaaaaaaaaaaagtcacttcATATGCCTTCAGCTGCTACTGATTCAACTGTTGCAAAAGCTAACACCAAAGCTGTACAGAGCTGTGCCTTTACCATTTGCACATACACTTCAGGATTACCGCTTATGCTGCAAATCTTTTCCTCCTTTAGCTGCGGCAAAACAACTGTTATCCAATCTTTGCTTTCATAATCACACTTCTCTATCTACAGAAGACTTTCTAGCTACAGGCCTTCGCGGTTTTAGCTTAGTGTTTGTGTTGACATTGTTTTGGCCGCTGTTTCTACCTGCTGGAATGTCATGATTATGTTTGCCCTCGTATGTAGTTATAACGGCTTTAGGGTCTGCTGAAGCCCTTTCAACATGTTTGCGAACGTTACATCCCGCAAATGTACATCTGTAATAACTCCTGTAGATGCAAACACAGCAAATGTTGAAAACCAAACTCAAATTAGAGACCCTCCTAATTGAATATCATAGTACAGACTATAATAGATGCAGAAGGAAAGAACTAGAAATTTTTCTTGCAACACGAAATATTCTCATGTCTCCTAAGAAtatcatatgcatatatatatatattcctcaCACCAAAGCACAACCTAACAAAATCGGCAGCAGTGACAAGAATTCTTCAAATCTACAATATAATATCGACAATGCCAACTCTCATACTTGGTTCTTACCCCCATATCATTCATATCCTCCATTTCTCATTGCagaaaggagaagaaaatgatGCTTCTCTCTTCCAGCCTACGTTCTCAAATTTGACAAAGGGACTCTCTCTGATTAAACAGGGCTGATTTGAAGAATAGTAAATATTACAACTTGACGACTAATTAAGCAATTCATTTCTTAAGTTGAGAGAATGAATTCTTTTTTCACAATAAATGAGCTGAGAGACGAAATCGCcaagaatgaagaagaaaaaactaATATTCATGAAGTGTTCCTATGCACACTTATTACATATATAACCAAAATTATTCTACACCCGATGATGAAGTAACTCAGCACCTAATTCGAGATCCTAAAAATTGTAAATGCGTAAAGTATGAGAAAGGAAAGAACAAGTGGAACCAAGTCAAGGTTTGACATTTTGAAATATCTAACTGCAACAAACTTTTGTCACTAGCTGCTTTTCATTTTAATTAATTCCTTCTCTAAAGCTCTTTACAGAGCAACAAAGTGAATATTAAACTCGGAACCCAAAGATATTGACAGTCAGAATGATACCCCACAATGCGTTTCTCATAACCATTATGTAAAACCCACTGAATCTTACCACAGGCAAAGAAAATGTGATCCCCAAATAGACAGTACCCAATATATTAGCCTTCTTAGTAGATAAATTTTTGCAAAGATAAGCTGCACTAGGCTTAACATGCATAAGTAGCTATTGTCATCTAGTAGGcaataaaaaaattcacaaa
This window encodes:
- the LOC140010921 gene encoding protein IMPAIRED IN BABA-INDUCED STERILITY 1-like; the protein is MGCISSKQARSRKKSPVFDSPVDVIVSKDDDGGNGRPAILDSSLKFHSNVGFGTLEKIREESEKEEDESVTQPPPVRHHASGPHSGHHHSRSSKKASSASVKKSAFSLKFGRLTEGEHVAAGWPAWLTAVAGEAIAGWLPLRSDSFERLEKIGQGTYSSVYRARDNETGKMVALKKVRFDNFQPESVRFMAREITILRQLDHPNIMKLEGIITSRLSCSIYLVFEYMEHDLSGLLSCPGIKFTESQIKCYMRQLVSGVEHCHSRGIMHRDIKASNILVNNEGILKIADFGLANFLSARNKQPLTSRVVTLWYRPPELLLGSTNYGLTVDLWSLGCVFAELFIGRPLLKGRTEVEQLHKIFKLCGSPPDEYWKQSKLPLATMFKPQHPYESTLRERCKEFPKTAVNLIETLLSMDPQKRGTASAALESEYFNTKPYACDPSSMPKYPPNKEIDAKFREEAKRKKVGSTVRASGASRNTRRGRKSAQEPSNFFKVVPTEEVDPITQATRRNNNGSKGKGATVSWMSLKPSDTVSEASQMTEESHDDSIRSVPIEMPASSNFAWAKRRKQDASRKIYGNANMRTQKPSAFDHSSVLQVEAIFESEEQEYDDLSSRAGADEIAKRAMQKQRMRPHRPDSFESSDMYENQELQMDYNSQQGRVKSGPLTYQPHRIDARQDSQIHHPIRRSRFSRDL